Proteins found in one Nocardia brasiliensis ATCC 700358 genomic segment:
- a CDS encoding acetoacetate decarboxylase family protein, whose translation MSTHTVLGQEVRMPVRIRLAHAFMASYLVPADAAQRLIDYSGLRVLRLPAGRAMCSLVFVEYVDGDLGPYNEFGVSFMVRHHRADRGRGDLRALATNKAGVFIHQLPVDGDFTLAAGRGIWGFPKQLADFDVHHGGPLRHGTLHQDGDLIVDLTVRQGVATPRRTRTTASFEAYSHIDGVTRCTPWRMEPSGVRGRPGGATLTLGDHPIAAELRSLRLPHRAIMTSTIAGLAMTFEDAVPV comes from the coding sequence GTGAGCACCCACACGGTCCTCGGCCAGGAAGTTCGCATGCCCGTGCGGATCCGGCTGGCCCACGCGTTCATGGCGAGCTATCTGGTGCCCGCCGACGCCGCGCAACGACTGATCGACTACTCCGGTCTGCGGGTGCTGCGGCTGCCCGCCGGGCGAGCGATGTGCTCACTCGTCTTCGTCGAATACGTGGACGGTGATCTCGGTCCCTACAACGAGTTCGGTGTCTCGTTCATGGTCCGCCACCACCGGGCCGATCGTGGCCGCGGCGATCTCCGTGCGCTCGCGACGAACAAGGCCGGGGTGTTCATCCATCAACTGCCGGTCGACGGCGACTTCACGCTGGCGGCCGGGCGCGGCATCTGGGGATTTCCCAAGCAACTCGCCGACTTCGACGTGCACCACGGCGGCCCGCTCCGGCACGGCACGCTCCATCAGGATGGCGATCTCATCGTCGATCTGACCGTTCGACAGGGTGTCGCCACGCCGCGCCGCACGCGGACGACCGCTTCCTTCGAGGCCTACTCGCACATCGACGGGGTAACCCGCTGCACACCTTGGCGAATGGAACCGTCCGGCGTGCGCGGCCGGCCCGGCGGCGCCACCCTGACCCTCGGCGATCATCCCATCGCCGCCGAACTGCGCTCGCTGCGTTTGCCGCATCGCGCGATCATGACCTCGACCATCGCCGGGCTGGCCATGACGTTCGAGGACGCGGTCCCCGTCTGA
- a CDS encoding esterase/lipase family protein: MTVRSLPAFLAIATALLTGTSATAHAAAEPSRIVVIVPGQYIGALPYGPMADALRTDGTEVRVLDLNGFDLTADAAAIDRVVTETRAQHRNAEIDLVTHSIGAISSRLYLKSRDGARHIGTYVSIGAPQYGSPGACGQPAAPEACPGTEFMTALNAGDDTPGPTRYYSIRSAREWADGRLDGGQCRMTPFPSLGNGGLDHTLEPANPAVWQQVRQALAGDCAGDYVDEPDGAITPEATLYPGGV, encoded by the coding sequence ATGACAGTGCGCTCGCTGCCCGCCTTCCTTGCCATCGCCACCGCGCTGCTCACCGGCACGAGCGCGACGGCGCACGCCGCCGCCGAGCCGAGCCGCATCGTTGTGATCGTGCCCGGCCAGTACATCGGCGCGCTGCCCTACGGACCGATGGCCGACGCGCTGCGCACCGACGGAACCGAGGTGCGGGTGCTGGATCTGAACGGCTTCGATCTCACCGCCGACGCCGCCGCCATCGATCGCGTCGTCACCGAAACCCGCGCTCAGCACCGGAATGCCGAGATCGATCTGGTGACCCACAGCATCGGCGCGATCAGCTCCCGCCTTTATCTGAAGTCCCGTGACGGCGCTCGCCACATCGGCACCTACGTCTCGATCGGCGCGCCGCAATACGGTTCACCGGGTGCGTGCGGCCAACCCGCCGCGCCGGAAGCCTGCCCCGGGACCGAGTTCATGACCGCGCTCAACGCGGGCGACGACACCCCGGGACCGACCAGGTACTACTCGATTCGCAGCGCCCGCGAGTGGGCCGACGGCAGGCTCGACGGCGGCCAATGCCGGATGACACCGTTCCCCTCGCTCGGCAACGGCGGCCTCGACCACACCCTCGAACCGGCCAACCCGGCTGTCTGGCAACAGGTTCGGCAGGCCCTCGCGGGCGACTGCGCCGGCGACTACGTCGACGAGCCGGACGGCGCGATCACCCCGGAGGCCACCCTCTACCCGGGCGGCGTGTAG
- a CDS encoding TetR/AcrR family transcriptional regulator → MTKQFDSVWLREPRRPKASGLHREQIIAAAVELLDAEGLEALSMRKLGAKLGAGATSLYWYVANKNELLELALDEFWGMADTPEPDDVPWRELLSDFAYNFRAVLRAHPWGAMLIGQLPSMGPNALRVTDRLRRAYVGAGFRGTDIYLASGTVMSYVLGVVLPEIAWRNSYGQLEFDRESVVEMMDHAARDYPELQADFRATTPTNPEFARAMAFDFGLLCVLDGLEARLGDDVEFQQSYTPPG, encoded by the coding sequence GTGACCAAGCAGTTCGATTCGGTATGGCTCCGCGAACCACGCCGGCCCAAGGCGTCGGGCCTGCATCGCGAGCAGATCATCGCCGCCGCGGTGGAGCTTCTCGACGCCGAGGGGCTCGAGGCGTTGAGCATGCGCAAGCTCGGAGCCAAGCTCGGCGCCGGCGCGACCAGCCTCTACTGGTACGTCGCCAACAAGAACGAACTGCTGGAACTGGCCCTCGACGAGTTCTGGGGGATGGCGGATACGCCGGAGCCCGACGACGTGCCGTGGCGAGAGCTGCTGTCGGACTTCGCCTACAACTTCCGTGCGGTGCTGCGGGCGCATCCGTGGGGCGCGATGCTGATCGGCCAACTGCCGAGCATGGGGCCGAATGCGCTGCGCGTCACCGATCGCCTGCGCCGCGCTTACGTCGGTGCCGGGTTCCGCGGCACGGACATCTATCTCGCCAGCGGCACGGTGATGTCCTACGTGCTCGGCGTGGTGCTACCGGAGATCGCCTGGCGAAACTCCTACGGCCAACTCGAATTCGATCGCGAGTCCGTGGTGGAGATGATGGACCACGCGGCCCGGGATTACCCCGAACTACAAGCGGACTTCCGGGCCACGACACCCACCAATCCTGAGTTCGCCCGGGCCATGGCCTTCGACTTCGGTCTGCTCTGTGTGCTGGACGGACTCGAAGCGCGGCTGGGCGACGACGTGGAATTCCAGCAGAGCTACACGCCGCCCGGGTAG
- a CDS encoding MFS transporter produces the protein MESNVVRDPRRWWILGVLCLSLLVLMLDGTVLNLAIPSLIRELNATPSDIQWILDAYVLVFAGLLLTAGSLSDRFGRRRMLILGLAVFGVASLAAVLATEPWQVVGARVAMGVGGSLLMPSTLSILMTTFAEDERRKAMAAWSTVSMVGIVAGPTLGGFLLQHYWWGSVFLLNIPVAILAIVAAVVLMPETTGEQRPVDLIGVLLSIVALVSTVYVIIEREWNIGMIALAALAAVGFVVWESRSEHPMLPLAVFRNRDFTGTCLTLLLMVFGMGAVMLMLTQYLQFVLGYGPMKAGLALLPYAVAAAVCNGLGATLGKTLSNKTLIVSGLLVMSGAFAILAVGEGYLWVLVSMLVMGIGGGLAGPAAYAAIMSAIPLEHAGVGSAMNDTLQQVGMAISIAMLGSVLAGVFTEHMPADAPEAARESIGAAFQLGFAEPAKEAFTAAMSTGSWISAGFSLAAALLGLTLLRTPRKPAEQPQTDPVDVG, from the coding sequence GTGGAATCGAACGTTGTACGAGATCCTCGCCGTTGGTGGATTCTGGGGGTCCTCTGTCTGTCCTTGCTGGTGCTGATGCTCGACGGCACCGTGCTCAATCTCGCTATCCCGTCCCTGATCCGGGAACTGAACGCCACGCCGTCGGACATCCAGTGGATCCTGGACGCCTACGTCCTGGTCTTCGCGGGACTACTGCTGACCGCGGGCAGCCTGTCCGACCGGTTCGGCCGTCGCCGGATGCTGATCCTCGGCCTGGCCGTGTTCGGTGTGGCCTCGCTGGCCGCCGTGCTCGCGACCGAACCGTGGCAGGTGGTCGGCGCGCGCGTGGCGATGGGCGTCGGCGGCTCGCTGCTGATGCCGTCCACGCTGTCCATCTTGATGACCACGTTCGCCGAGGACGAACGACGCAAGGCGATGGCGGCCTGGTCGACGGTGTCGATGGTCGGCATCGTGGCCGGACCCACCCTGGGCGGCTTTCTGCTGCAGCACTATTGGTGGGGCTCGGTGTTCCTGCTCAACATCCCGGTCGCGATCCTCGCGATCGTCGCCGCGGTGGTGCTGATGCCCGAAACCACCGGTGAGCAGCGGCCGGTCGACCTCATCGGCGTGCTGCTGTCCATCGTCGCGCTCGTCTCGACCGTCTACGTGATCATCGAGCGGGAGTGGAACATCGGGATGATCGCGCTCGCCGCACTCGCCGCGGTCGGATTCGTGGTGTGGGAGAGCCGATCCGAACATCCGATGCTGCCGCTGGCGGTATTCCGCAACCGCGACTTCACCGGCACCTGCCTGACCCTGCTGCTGATGGTGTTCGGGATGGGCGCGGTCATGCTGATGCTCACCCAGTACCTGCAGTTCGTGCTCGGGTACGGACCGATGAAAGCCGGTCTGGCCCTCCTGCCCTACGCGGTGGCGGCCGCCGTGTGCAACGGACTCGGCGCCACCTTGGGCAAGACGCTCAGCAACAAGACGCTGATCGTCTCCGGCCTGCTGGTGATGAGCGGCGCCTTCGCGATCCTCGCGGTCGGCGAGGGCTACCTGTGGGTGCTGGTCAGCATGCTGGTCATGGGTATCGGCGGCGGCCTGGCCGGGCCGGCCGCGTACGCGGCGATCATGAGCGCCATCCCGCTCGAACACGCGGGCGTCGGCTCGGCGATGAACGACACGCTGCAGCAGGTCGGCATGGCGATCAGCATCGCGATGCTGGGTAGCGTGCTGGCGGGCGTGTTCACCGAGCACATGCCCGCGGACGCACCCGAGGCGGCTCGCGAATCCATCGGCGCCGCTTTCCAACTCGGCTTCGCCGAACCCGCGAAGGAGGCGTTCACCGCGGCGATGTCCACCGGCTCCTGGATCAGCGCGGGCTTCAGCCTCGCGGCCGCGCTGCTCGGCCTGACGCTGCTGCGGACGCCACGGAAACCGGCCGAACAGCCGCAAACGGATCCGGTCGACGTCGGATAG
- a CDS encoding peptidoglycan DD-metalloendopeptidase family protein → MRSTDPRRSSGWIISSAITILVSITIIALAVAAGPVGAEPTPDGLDDAISDTLVREQIPEATEKDPVIDRMRSDGEWVFGAATVPQDGDSEDAPKSTLYVAKLDDDDDWTVALEGTPEFGHLVSAAPESVVSHGEKAALTAPQPRSANTALSLPWPQGQAWYMGGGPHGISGSSRPYNSLDFNGGDGRVVAPASGRVYKTCVRNGSAEVKIVHNNGLSTTYYHMTNVIDAANGSEIAAGTYLGHIGTQLPCGGFASGPHVHMSLYRGNEPISLNGTTMGGWTFREGPEAYGGFAEREGKQVRAGGRLMNYGGGDDANPAPPTVTPTPPTSKPPTTPKPTPAPPTPKPPTTPKPPTTPKPPTTPKPPTPEPDPTLANGIVRPYPDRHRKVNLRSGPGTRNAIVGTVRDGDSVTIVCTARGDRLDGKWGPTDLWNKLDTGKWISDGFLYTGSNGPVAPDCGEPAPPNRPTPGTGTDGEENQTEDEWPDSEWPEPESPGDDWPDDGWTWDWWQYDW, encoded by the coding sequence TTGAGATCGACCGATCCACGCCGATCCAGCGGCTGGATAATTTCGAGTGCCATCACGATATTGGTCAGCATCACCATCATCGCGTTAGCGGTGGCTGCCGGGCCGGTCGGCGCCGAGCCCACCCCCGACGGCCTGGACGACGCGATCAGCGATACCCTTGTGCGGGAACAGATCCCGGAGGCCACCGAGAAAGATCCGGTGATCGATCGCATGCGCAGCGACGGCGAATGGGTGTTCGGCGCGGCGACCGTCCCGCAGGACGGCGACAGCGAAGACGCACCGAAATCGACGTTATATGTCGCGAAACTCGACGATGACGACGATTGGACCGTCGCGCTGGAAGGAACGCCGGAGTTCGGCCATCTGGTGAGTGCGGCACCGGAATCGGTGGTGAGTCACGGTGAGAAGGCGGCTTTGACCGCGCCGCAACCGCGTTCGGCGAATACGGCGCTTTCCCTACCTTGGCCGCAGGGGCAAGCGTGGTACATGGGTGGCGGTCCGCACGGCATCTCCGGTTCGAGTCGCCCCTACAATTCTTTGGATTTCAACGGCGGCGACGGCCGAGTGGTGGCTCCCGCGTCCGGCCGGGTCTACAAGACGTGCGTCCGCAATGGCAGTGCCGAGGTGAAAATCGTGCACAACAACGGCCTCAGCACCACCTACTACCACATGACCAATGTGATCGACGCCGCGAACGGATCCGAGATCGCGGCGGGGACGTATCTGGGGCATATCGGAACCCAGTTGCCATGTGGTGGTTTCGCCAGCGGTCCGCACGTGCACATGTCGCTCTACCGAGGCAACGAGCCGATCAGTTTGAACGGTACGACCATGGGCGGCTGGACTTTCCGGGAAGGCCCGGAAGCCTACGGCGGCTTCGCCGAGCGCGAGGGCAAACAGGTCCGGGCCGGCGGCCGGTTGATGAATTACGGCGGCGGAGACGATGCGAATCCGGCCCCGCCGACCGTGACGCCCACACCGCCGACATCGAAACCGCCGACCACCCCGAAACCCACACCGGCGCCACCGACTCCCAAGCCGCCCACGACTCCCAAACCGCCCACGACTCCCAAACCGCCCACGACTCCCAAACCCCCGACGCCCGAACCCGATCCCACACTGGCCAACGGCATCGTGCGCCCATATCCGGACCGGCATCGAAAGGTCAACTTGCGCTCGGGTCCTGGTACTCGGAACGCGATCGTCGGCACGGTCCGTGACGGGGATTCCGTGACGATCGTCTGCACCGCCCGCGGTGACCGGCTCGACGGCAAGTGGGGCCCCACCGATCTGTGGAACAAGCTCGACACCGGCAAGTGGATCAGCGATGGCTTCCTCTACACCGGCAGCAACGGCCCGGTCGCCCCCGACTGCGGCGAGCCCGCGCCGCCGAATCGCCCCACGCCGGGGACCGGCACCGACGGCGAGGAGAACCAGACCGAGGACGAATGGCCGGACAGCGAGTGGCCGGAGCCGGAATCGCCGGGTGACGACTGGCCGGACGACGGCTGGACCTGGGACTGGTGGCAGTACGACTGGTGA
- a CDS encoding tyrosine recombinase XerC — MDELPEDLEALLTEYGRHLRLGRNRSAHTVRAYLGDARALLGHLYARSADSAVRELDLLLLRSWLAQQSAAGVARTTMARRASSARTFTAWLTQTGRLTVDPGLRLGSPKAHRVLPAVLGRQQAVGAMDAAESGAAQHDPMALRDRLIVELLYSTGIRVSELCGLDIEDVDRERRVVRVLGKGNKERSVPFGVPADEAIGAWLRHGRPAFATTESGRALLLGRRGKRLDQRQARTVVHEVVSSIPGAPDMGPHGLRHTAATHLLEGGADLRVVQELLGHASMATTQLYTHVSIERLKKVHDQAHPRA; from the coding sequence ATGGACGAACTACCTGAAGACCTGGAAGCACTGCTGACGGAGTACGGCAGGCATCTGCGTCTCGGGCGGAATCGTTCGGCGCATACCGTGCGTGCCTACCTCGGTGATGCGCGCGCACTGCTGGGCCACCTGTACGCCCGATCCGCGGATTCCGCGGTGCGGGAACTGGATCTGCTGCTCTTGCGCTCCTGGCTCGCGCAGCAATCCGCGGCGGGGGTGGCTCGCACGACGATGGCCCGGCGCGCCTCATCGGCCCGGACGTTCACCGCATGGCTCACCCAGACCGGCCGCCTGACCGTCGACCCGGGCCTGCGCCTCGGCTCGCCCAAGGCACATCGAGTGCTGCCTGCGGTACTCGGTCGTCAGCAGGCCGTGGGTGCCATGGACGCGGCGGAATCGGGTGCCGCCCAGCACGATCCGATGGCGCTACGCGACCGGTTGATCGTAGAACTCCTGTACTCCACCGGAATTCGAGTGAGCGAGCTGTGCGGCCTGGACATCGAGGACGTGGATCGGGAACGCCGTGTGGTGCGCGTGCTCGGCAAAGGCAACAAGGAGCGGTCGGTGCCGTTCGGTGTTCCGGCGGACGAGGCGATCGGCGCCTGGCTCCGGCATGGTCGCCCCGCGTTCGCGACCACGGAGTCCGGCCGCGCGCTCCTGCTCGGCCGCCGGGGTAAGCGACTGGATCAGCGACAGGCAAGAACCGTTGTGCACGAGGTGGTTTCGTCCATCCCCGGCGCGCCCGACATGGGTCCGCACGGTCTGCGGCACACCGCCGCCACCCACCTGCTGGAGGGCGGCGCCGACCTGCGCGTGGTCCAGGAACTCCTCGGTCACGCCAGCATGGCCACCACGCAGCTCTACACGCACGTCTCGATCGAGCGCCTCAAAAAGGTGCACGACCAAGCACACCCCCGCGCCTGA
- a CDS encoding type II toxin-antitoxin system VapC family toxin — protein sequence MIVVADTSGLFAAFDASAPEHDRARSALAAAALVVVCPLVFLELEHLAKRDFDWSTAGVINDWLLEHEPAGRVAVPALPSDYLRKARAVQNKYADLRLDLTDAVNVVLAAEFETDVILTLDHRDFRAIRPLTGSEGFRILPEDL from the coding sequence GTGATCGTCGTCGCGGATACGTCGGGGCTCTTTGCCGCCTTCGATGCCAGCGCACCCGAGCACGACCGGGCGCGGTCCGCGTTGGCCGCTGCCGCGCTGGTGGTGGTCTGCCCGCTGGTTTTTCTCGAGCTGGAGCACCTCGCGAAACGAGACTTCGACTGGTCGACGGCTGGTGTGATCAACGACTGGCTGCTCGAACACGAGCCGGCGGGCCGGGTTGCCGTGCCCGCCTTGCCCAGTGACTACCTGCGTAAAGCGCGTGCGGTGCAAAACAAATACGCCGACCTACGGCTCGATCTCACCGACGCGGTGAACGTGGTGCTGGCCGCCGAATTCGAGACCGATGTGATCCTGACCCTCGATCATCGGGATTTCCGGGCGATCCGCCCGCTGACGGGCTCCGAGGGCTTCCGCATCCTGCCGGAGGACCTGTGA
- a CDS encoding ribbon-helix-helix protein, CopG family: MLKKTTVMVDEEDLALIKAAAAREGRPESEIFREAFHIAALRTKRWSEDWDIPTFRSGREWTHDELKQIVHEEIIRRNT; the protein is encoded by the coding sequence ATGTTGAAAAAGACGACGGTCATGGTCGACGAGGAGGACCTGGCCCTGATCAAAGCCGCTGCCGCGCGGGAGGGCCGCCCGGAATCGGAGATTTTCCGCGAGGCGTTCCACATCGCCGCACTGCGTACGAAACGGTGGAGCGAGGACTGGGACATCCCGACGTTCCGTTCCGGCCGCGAATGGACGCACGACGAACTCAAACAAATAGTGCACGAGGAGATCATCCGGCGGAATACGTGA
- the dprA gene encoding DNA-processing protein DprA produces the protein MSGAAGPGAHPAGSVAEDEERRLAWVYLSRVVGGPCAALSALIEAVGVVEAARAVRECVLPESLRGPTEQRRGTDSAARDLEWMTRIGGRVVTPDDPEWPSWRLLGLAQLEAARDRDSAVPLVLWVRGHRSLRQASERALAVVGARCSTGYGNHATAEIVGELAAQGWTIVSGAAFGIDGMAHRAALAAGGGTIAVLACGIDRPYPAQHDRLLAEIAETGVVVSEYAPGTAALKHQFLSRNRLIAALADGVLVMEAGARSGARNTVKWARRLGRPALALPGPVTSAASVGCHRMIRDGEARLVTCADEVIEEAGPLRLPLSGATDPPAATAENLSGDEAVVFAALPQTGSRTPRELAEESGLSLAVVRAALPALELAGSVGTGAGGWFRTPIDRSTTEKA, from the coding sequence GTGAGCGGCGCAGCGGGGCCGGGTGCGCACCCGGCGGGGTCGGTGGCCGAGGACGAGGAGCGGCGGCTGGCGTGGGTGTACTTGTCGCGGGTGGTCGGCGGCCCCTGTGCGGCGCTGTCGGCACTGATCGAGGCGGTGGGGGTGGTGGAGGCGGCGCGTGCGGTGCGCGAGTGCGTGCTGCCGGAATCGTTGCGTGGGCCGACCGAGCAGCGGCGTGGCACAGATTCGGCGGCACGGGATCTGGAGTGGATGACGCGCATCGGCGGCCGGGTCGTGACCCCCGACGATCCGGAGTGGCCGTCCTGGCGGCTGCTCGGCCTCGCGCAACTCGAGGCCGCTCGTGATCGCGACAGCGCGGTGCCGCTCGTGCTGTGGGTGCGTGGCCATCGCTCGTTGCGGCAGGCGAGCGAGCGTGCGCTCGCGGTAGTGGGCGCTCGATGCAGTACCGGGTACGGCAACCACGCCACCGCGGAGATCGTGGGTGAACTCGCGGCGCAGGGGTGGACGATCGTGTCCGGTGCGGCCTTCGGCATCGACGGGATGGCGCACCGTGCGGCACTGGCGGCCGGCGGCGGCACCATCGCGGTCCTCGCCTGCGGTATCGACCGTCCGTACCCCGCACAGCACGATCGTCTGCTGGCGGAGATCGCCGAAACCGGTGTAGTGGTCAGTGAATACGCACCGGGGACCGCGGCGCTGAAACATCAGTTCCTGTCCAGGAACCGTTTGATCGCCGCCTTGGCGGACGGCGTCCTGGTGATGGAGGCGGGTGCGCGCAGCGGTGCCCGCAACACGGTGAAATGGGCGCGGCGCCTGGGTCGTCCGGCGTTGGCGCTGCCGGGCCCGGTCACCTCGGCCGCCTCTGTGGGCTGTCACCGCATGATTCGTGACGGCGAAGCACGACTGGTCACCTGTGCCGACGAGGTGATCGAGGAGGCGGGTCCGCTGCGCCTGCCGCTATCCGGTGCAACGGACCCACCCGCCGCCACCGCCGAAAACCTGTCCGGCGACGAAGCCGTCGTCTTCGCCGCACTACCGCAGACCGGTTCCCGGACTCCGCGTGAACTCGCCGAGGAATCGGGCCTGTCGTTGGCGGTGGTGCGAGCCGCATTACCGGCCCTGGAACTCGCCGGATCGGTCGGAACCGGCGCGGGCGGTTGGTTCCGCACGCCGATCGATCGCTCAACTACCGAGAAAGCCTGA